From the Hymenobacter yonginensis genome, one window contains:
- a CDS encoding glycosyltransferase family 4 protein gives MTIAPLKVLMLGWDAPAGAEATPATTAALVSALAPHAALTLLLPHLPEPMHLPAPATATGLGNLTAEELALADTHFNAPHPETWQSPMAPYLGATVGTEATGPATPAAPYIGSSEAAPAAALGPDAAAEPASADTAQTAETATLLNADAFAADEAEPDAQEAAALDFTELAGAEPETADQEGAPYSETLAPTAPVAAIQPAPAAALVGPQSVLTVALEALRTPAVSDADLNFRVIQYARFATRLAASQEFAVIYAADWQAWLAGLELRQLTGKPLVLHVHSLAQDRNTAADRGWVLELERLALRRADLVLAASSALALRVLELHELPPQRVRRLSAAAAQDPARLAEAILAALQEVAPA, from the coding sequence ATGACTATTGCTCCGCTTAAGGTACTGATGCTGGGCTGGGACGCGCCCGCCGGAGCGGAGGCGACTCCGGCCACTACGGCCGCGCTGGTTTCGGCGCTGGCCCCGCACGCGGCGCTCACGCTGCTGCTGCCGCATCTGCCCGAGCCCATGCACCTGCCGGCCCCCGCCACCGCCACCGGCCTGGGCAACCTCACCGCCGAAGAGCTGGCTTTGGCCGACACCCATTTCAACGCCCCCCATCCGGAAACCTGGCAGTCGCCGATGGCGCCTTACCTGGGCGCCACGGTGGGCACGGAGGCAACTGGCCCGGCCACGCCAGCGGCGCCCTACATCGGCAGCAGCGAGGCCGCGCCAGCCGCAGCCCTAGGGCCAGACGCCGCGGCCGAACCGGCTTCGGCAGATACCGCCCAGACCGCCGAAACAGCTACCCTGCTCAACGCCGACGCCTTTGCCGCCGATGAAGCCGAGCCGGACGCGCAGGAAGCCGCCGCCCTCGACTTTACGGAGTTGGCTGGCGCCGAGCCAGAAACCGCAGATCAGGAAGGGGCGCCGTATTCTGAAACGCTTGCGCCCACTGCTCCCGTGGCAGCCATCCAGCCGGCCCCGGCGGCCGCGCTGGTCGGCCCGCAGTCGGTGCTGACCGTTGCGCTGGAAGCGTTGCGCACGCCGGCCGTTTCCGATGCCGACCTGAACTTCCGCGTGATTCAGTACGCCCGGTTTGCCACGCGGCTGGCCGCCAGCCAGGAGTTTGCGGTGATTTATGCCGCCGACTGGCAGGCGTGGCTGGCCGGCCTGGAGCTGCGGCAGCTGACCGGCAAGCCGCTGGTGCTGCACGTGCACAGCCTGGCCCAGGACCGCAACACGGCCGCCGACCGGGGCTGGGTGCTGGAGCTGGAGCGCCTAGCGTTGCGCCGCGCCGACCTGGTGCTGGCGGCTTCCTCAGCCCTGGCCCTGCGGGTGCTGGAGCTGCACGAGCTGCCGCCACAGCGGGTCCGCCGCTTGTCGGCCGCCGCCGCACAGGACCCGGCCCGCCTCGCCGAAGCCATTCTGGCGGCGCTTCAGGAAGTGGCCCCGGCGTAG
- a CDS encoding YdeI/OmpD-associated family protein — protein MSDSQEQVFDTTLELHPTDGGVFLFVPFSVPEVFGQRGQVHVRGTLDGFPFRLPLTLDEDGHHILAVNKQLRNTIGKTWGLPVHVTMMPDTDEPGFVVPDDLARALERTGLRPAFDQLAYPHRREYVQWVERAKKPEARQRRIQDVLEGAEAGKKLK, from the coding sequence ATGTCTGATTCGCAGGAACAGGTTTTTGATACCACTTTAGAGCTGCATCCGACCGATGGCGGCGTGTTTCTCTTCGTGCCGTTCAGCGTGCCCGAGGTGTTCGGGCAGCGGGGCCAGGTGCACGTGCGCGGCACCCTCGACGGCTTTCCGTTCCGGTTGCCGCTCACGCTTGACGAGGACGGCCACCACATTCTGGCCGTGAACAAGCAGCTGCGCAACACCATCGGCAAAACCTGGGGCCTGCCCGTGCACGTCACGATGATGCCCGACACCGACGAGCCCGGCTTCGTGGTGCCCGACGACCTGGCCCGCGCCCTGGAGCGCACCGGCCTGCGCCCCGCCTTCGACCAGCTGGCCTACCCCCACCGCCGCGAGTATGTGCAATGGGTGGAGCGCGCTAAAAAGCCCGAAGCCCGCCAGCGCCGCATCCAGGACGTGCTGGAAGGCGCCGAAGCCGGCAAAAAGCTGAAGTAG
- a CDS encoding REP-associated tyrosine transposase gives MAYRIRNQQGLYFLTFTIVSWVDIFTRPAYKELILESLRFCQQKKGLELFAYCLMTNHLHLIARAAEGAALSDFVRDFKKFTSRNLFRMLHANQQESRRKWLEWIFTSEGRFNPDNTYVQVWQNDSHAVELTTEAMTRQRLDYIHQNPVRAGICYRAEDYVYSSAAQYAGLEVLLPVELLF, from the coding sequence ATGGCGTACAGAATCCGGAATCAGCAAGGGTTGTATTTCCTCACCTTCACTATCGTCAGCTGGGTTGACATTTTCACCCGGCCGGCTTACAAAGAGCTTATCCTTGAGAGCCTACGCTTCTGCCAACAGAAGAAGGGACTGGAGCTGTTCGCTTACTGCCTGATGACCAATCATCTGCACCTGATTGCGCGGGCGGCTGAGGGGGCAGCGCTATCAGACTTCGTGAGGGATTTCAAGAAGTTCACCTCCCGGAATCTGTTTCGGATGCTGCATGCCAATCAGCAGGAAAGCCGCCGCAAGTGGCTGGAATGGATATTTACCAGCGAGGGCCGCTTCAATCCCGACAACACCTACGTGCAGGTGTGGCAAAACGACAGCCACGCCGTGGAGCTGACCACCGAAGCCATGACCCGGCAGCGGCTCGACTACATTCACCAGAATCCAGTGCGGGCCGGGATCTGCTACCGCGCCGAAGACTACGTGTACAGCAGTGCCGCGCAGTATGCGGGGCTGGAGGTGCTGCTGCCGGTAGAGTTGCTGTTTTAG